Part of the Vigna radiata var. radiata cultivar VC1973A chromosome 11, Vradiata_ver6, whole genome shotgun sequence genome is shown below.
CGCAGTATTCCTAAACCCTAGGACAGAAATCCGTTCAGGAAGCACGCTGACACATACTCAAATGTAACGACAGAGTATTTCAAAGCAATTAGCACAGCAACAAAAATCACAAGAAAGGAAAAGCATATACATAGAGAATATTTCGTCGCATCAATGCAAATCAGGAATTGTAAAAACACGGTGTGGCATCAAACGGAAACAGAGCATATCAAGATTTTTGAACCGCAAACTAGGGATTCGAATTCACACGATAGAATCGAGCACAGCAGAACGCTAAAACGAATTTCAATCGAAATGCAAATCAACAGAGCAAGAGAAACAAAAAGCATAGTattgaaaagatagagagaaaagCGAACCTTCAGACCCAGCTTCAAAATCGGAACAGCAGAGAGAAACAAATGGATTTCTCGGTCGCTTAGAAGGCAAGCTCGAGAACTAGGGCAGGGCACTCCCTCGCTGCGGCAACAAACAGACCAAAACGGAACTGTCTTCAGTGTCGCAatacaaataacaaacaatattACAACATCTCagaaacaaaattcatttttgcAGCTAATACAACTAAATATTTccaaagtatatattttataaatgtttttaaacaGAAATACTCATTTTCGTTTTATTGGTCagtataacttatatatattcaTGGCACAGAATATAAAActatacacattttttttttttatagtagtcttcaaaaataaaaagttatgtaTAGTTAATAGATGAATATGATGTGACTACGTTCCTTACACATCTAGATTTAGTTTTCATCTTTACATTTGTatgaaaaagtatttatttagaaatatcaaatttttaaatgacaTCATTATCAGTAAGAAAAATCTAACAGGgatgttttaaattattcagaaccaaatatataaatgtattcagatgaattattatttttattactattattattatgtagttgactaaaaaatattgattgaaaaaacagtttttgaataaatatcaaTGCAAAAAGTACCGTCATAGCAATTCTCAAAGTGTAAAATGaatttgtttcatatttttaatgggaATTTTAAAGTACCCTTTAATTTTGAATGGCAAAGAAAAGGATGGAAGTTCAAATTTAAGATCCCATTTATTTCAAAgcttaatataattaattttggcAAAATTGGTATACATTTcgattttatatgtatttaaattaatttcaatcgtaacaaattttcattaagCAAACGTTTTttattaaagggttaaatatgtttttagtccctatactttaagccgattttggttttagtccattttcaaactatggtacaatttagtccttcaactttagaaaactctggttttagtcttttttaccaaatttttttaacttacgCTTTTCTcggttaacattgaagtaaaaatgtgtcaaacagtgtaaacaatccaaatgctataataaaacgtgcttgaaacaacaaataaagttaaaaaatttggtaaaaatgactaaaatcagagttctctaaagttgaagaactaaattgtaccattgtttgaaaatggactaaaaccaaaatcgcctcaaaatatagaaaataaaaacatatttaactctttattaaaaacataCTCATTACATTTTTGTCTGAGTATaccaataaatacaataataatttttgattgattttattaaaatatttataagattttttacttttatatcgCAATAATGTATacatgtaaattaattaaataactaattaaagttagataaagagtaaaattataaatgacaaaaattaatattatcttgAACTTTAGAACTGatacttaaataaaaacaatgtttttaaattaatgcaacccttaaaaactaaatttttaggAATAGAGCTTCGAAGTATACTTAATATTTACACACAGAAGATTTGGCAACAGTTTGTAGAGCAAATTGATTTTATTCCAAGTGAACAATATCAGCAGCAACATTTTATCTCCAATCTAATTAATTTTCTGTACAATGAAATCTTAATTCAGTTTTTGATATCGAACAAATTtctccattaaaaaaataaacttccTCAAGtgttaaaactaatttttgtataaattaatttgtaaaaaaaattatacagcttttctaaaactatatttttaatttatataaaaactaattttaatttattaaagagtgaacctttttttcatatttttctgttAGAAGTAATCATATAAAACTTTATCTAACCATACAATAAGTGTCTGCAATATACATGCAAAAAGTGAGGTGAGAAAACCTGAACTAACTCGATCAAactcataaaaaaaactatatagcAACTTTTAGTGATGGTTTAGTAGACAAAAAATACTGTTTCCAAATGTAATGTTAGGATCGAGAAAACAGATATACATAAAATACAATGGTTCAAGCACCCTATATTTTTATCTAGTTACATGATGAATTGGGGTCTATACTACAAATTCATCAAAAAAAGCTAACAATAAATCTCAAGAGATTTCTCTTTTGTTAGAAAGAAGACATACCCAAGCCACAGCTAAAATTATTGTTGTCATATATAAACAATGTACATGTGACCTATTATTTTCTCTCCACGCCAGTATTTGACAAAGCCGCATTACTAGCTGATTTTAAAGGTGGCCTATTAATAGTCTCAAGTAATCTACTAAATACTAATTTGACTGGTATGCAAGCGACAGTAGTGAGCTCAGGGACCTCTGGTTTAGTCAACctatttgtttgataaaaacTTCTATCATGTAATTGATTTTTACCAAGATTACTTTCAATAGATAATGAGGACAGAGTTCTAGTTTTCTGACTTGATGATGACAAGCTCACTTTCTTTGGCATCTTTTTTGTGGACTTCTTATCTACCGAGAGTGCAGGACCGTTGAGGCCACTCTTCCTGGAAAGGTTTGCCTTATGACTGGAACTTCCatcatttaatttcttatattcaACACTTCTTTCTTGATCTATGGAAAAATCTGCATCCCTCTCAACATCATTAGATGACAATACAAGAGGGCGAGGAACACGAAAATTTGCTGTTCTCCTTGCAGTTCTCCAAGCGGGTGGAAGTACACTACTTCCCTCAAAGCCAATCCCCTCGCTACTAAAGTCATCAATTACAGAAAAAAGACTATCCGATGAACCATCCTTAAGGGCCTCAATTTGGATTGGGTGCCCTATTATCGACTTCCCATCTAGCTCACTTGTGATAGAAACAATGGGGACAGGCGCTTTCCTATAGCTTGCTTGAACCTTCAAGTCTACATCAACCAGCATTGACCTCCTTCCATCAAAATTATAACGATCACCATTTAATGGACCAAACCCTTTACTTTCCCAATATCCTTTTAGAGCAGTCTGATCTTCCCAAGCCCATTCATCCCATTCAACACCAtgaccaattttatttttaccttttcctAGAGCTTTGGAAGTTGGAGAATCTTCATCTTCAAACCCAAACTTCTGATCTGGGTCATCAAAAACATCACTAATGTCATTCACATAGTAATGCATACTCCGATCCAATCTCTTGTGATTTAAACGACTTCTCGGTCCTTCAACATCTGCTCCGCAAAAAACAACACCTCTCCCATCAGGAGCACCAACAGACCTCTTCACAAGATTACGAttattcctttttccttttaatttccATTTGGATACTGCTTCATTACCTGATATATGCTCACGAGGATATATGTGAGGAATGTTGCGAGAAATTGTCAACTCGTCAAGTTCCTCACTACTAGTGCTTTCTTGTTCTTCAGTTTCATGACAAGTTTCTGTGGTTACAATAATATCAGAAGAGTGAAAGAATATTTGAACAACGCAAACAGGTTATCCTgggtgtttttgtgtgtgtgaaaAAGGCAGGCAGTGCCACAAGATAACAGAAACCATGTTGACTTCCAATCTGACATGTATACTAAGTTAGCTTTAATGcataattaacaataaataatatcagTTTATTTAAGGAATGGATTGCTTGATTGAGCTATGTGtttgtattatatttctttatggTCTTCTTCCAGCTCCATGCTTAGTGTCTCTATCGATaatctttttttcttgatttaagAATGGAAGAGAATAGAAATTTGCCAAACAGAGCATCTTCACGGGTTGGTTAACTTGAAGGAGATGGGGCTATCTAGACATACCTGAAAGTGTAATCGTCTCGTCGTCTTTGTCAAGTTCCATTTCAGAGGAATCTGAATCAGCATTAGCAGAACCAGTTTCAAAAGAATCAGATTCAACAACATCCATAAAAGCAGATTCACTCTCATCGGCCAAAGAACTGCAATAAGCATAATCCCCTCCAAGTTGGGAAGCTGACATTGCAACATTGGCAGGAATCTCCTTGTAATCCAGAGAATCACTAGATTCGGTAGGAAAATAAACAAACTTGCTCCTCTTTGATCGGTGAGCTACACCTACTTGCTCCAGTCCTGAAAACAAAGCATTACCCACTTATATTACATATCTCTCGCTCCATCCAACATCTACTTGTTATTTTATCTAGATTGTTTTACCATTGGCTTGAACTGAACTTCCTATGCAAAGACCTATCACTAGTTAGCGTCAGGGTGCTATAATCAGCTATTAGTTTACAATCAACGTTATATTACCAGAGGATGAGAGCCGACCTCTCAAAGGAAATTTTGAGCTCAATCCTCTTCATAGAATGTAGCATGTGACTTTGGTTTTCATTCTCATTTCTTAATGTTACTGGTTATGGATACATGACTATGCCTTTCTTAACAGTATATCATATAATCTAAATGTAGTCTAGTAAGATGAGAAGCAACAcctattttttcttgtttctttaaCATTTGCCTCTCGAGTTCAAGAGCATGAAGAATAGCATCTTCTCTGCGAGcatatttctctcttttctttaagGGCATACCCTGGGCAGACTCTGCCCTTTCAATACATCCATCAAATTCACCACACCGGAATGTCTTCACGCGCTTGGATTTCTCCAAATTGTACCAATCTCTGTTTAAAACAACACCAACCCAgagaagaaaaatcagaaaaataaattgaaaataccAATGACAATTGACACAAGCACATCAGATGCCACAAGAACATGTCTGGATAACTTTCTCACTCATTCAAACCATTCAACAAGCATAATACATCCACGTATATCCTCACAATCAGATATACTTCAGCAGAACAAGATTACTCAACCGATATTGACTTAATTGTCAGTGTATAAACTAAACTAAGCAGCACCATAATCAACAAAAGCATGGAGCAAAATGAAACCAGATATAAACTATCgaatttcaataaataagaatataacaACATGACAAAATGAAAAGGACTATTACACGCTAGCATCTTCCCTTCCGAGAAGCTTAACCGGAGTTCCTGAACGAGGCGATGTGAGATGAGAAGCAGAAAGGTGATCGGGACCCAGTATTTGACCCGGCCACCACGAACCGTTCCTTCTTCTAACCCACACAATCGATCCAACGTCGCAATCCACAGCACCCAACCCCGAACTCTCCATCACTCGAACTCTCCCTTTACCTTTCGCTTTCTTTCGCTTCCCcagtttttctctctttttctttcgcTCTTGATAAGACTCAATGCGGAGGCTCAGCCGCCGGCGAAGAGACACGATGAACGGAGGACTCCGGAACCGTCGTGAGTGATAGTCCGATAAGTGCGATGTTAGTTAGGGCACAGGATTCCAATCAGATTTGGGAAATttcttttttagggttttcaattttgactttgattaattaaaattccaCACCCAAACAAATGTTTGAATCTTCTAGAAGCATTTGGTTTTCATTATAGGATTTGGTTAGCCACATAATGACGTGTGGATAGTGCTGGTGCAATGTTTTTTGAATTTTCACAAATAAGTCGCGTGACCATACTTTCATGTGAATTTAGATaagtaaaataagttttttaattcttaattaattaaaacaggTATTTTGTTAGtgttaatgtaaaatattaaaaaagtaagaaattaatatttaaaaaatttgaacataaatttttttactttagtgTCTACAAATGGCAAGTGGTTTATATAAGTAGACTGTGTTTttactaaataataattaaactctaaaaaatagTACCAATATTACactataaaatactaaaaatataatgtaattatttaatttatatattttattttaactaaatataacatttcaatgacaattattttataatgggtaagaaaagttatatgtttgttataaagttataagtagtttgataatattttggtattataaaattatatgaaattggTTGTGATGTATTCAAATTGGTGGTTGATATGGTGGACTGTTACTGTGTGTTTGATTCTTAATGATATGTGAATAATGAATTGTTGTTTTGATGAATTAATTAGCAGTTGAAATTTGATCTGAGAATAAGTTAGAGTAATGATTAGTTTTTAGTTGTAAATGGAGTTTTGacaagtaaaattttaaaagagttattttataaagaaatacCGTGTTTGGAATTTGTATGTATTTCAATTAAGACTTGATTAGTGACTTAGTTCGCTAAAATTTGGATTATGGTATGTGAAATCTGTTGGTTGTGCTTTTGGATAATTAGTTTGATTAGATGGATTAAATTCATGGACAAATGAGCAAATAGATATTCAATATGAGCTATAAACctattttcaaatcaatttccatgctaaaaatattaatttgataatttgagTAGGTATTGAGTGCATTTAAATCAAGTATCTCacttttgtatcttttgatataACGTTAAGCTACCATGTGTGGTGTTAAGCATTGCCAAActcgatagccaaacaggactCCAGAACTCTTAGCCCCACCCTAGGTATTAAGCGCCACAAAGTCAGTGAGCTTTCTAACTTTTGAGCGCTAAGCGGTGAGGCGCTAAGTGCCACTTTTCCCTATAGCTCTGGATATGGTTTTCTCTAATAATTCACTGGGTAAGGGATCTTGCTAGTTGAGCGACTCGTGTCCTGACAGCATTGTTATGGTTTTCTATAATCTTTGACttatgtttatataaaatatgttgtatGGATTTTACGTTGTCTATATTGGAAATTTTGTGTATGCTCAATGAATGATACACATGGATTTGATTTAAATTTGGTATGAGATGAGTTTGAGTGTGAAATTGTATATGATGTTATAACGGTTTCAAGGAGAAATCCTTAAGATGATTATGTATAGTGTATTTAATGATATAGGATGCTCTGTATTAAGGGTTATGCTAACACTCTTGATAACTTTCAATCTCAAATAGATAATGATAGTCATGTCGTGGAGCAGGATGTCCTTTGTCTAATGGTTATTTATTGACAATAGATGTTTGACGGATTAACATCGAAGTGTGATAGTTGGTATAGATGAGTTGTTTTACCACTTCTGGATGCTGGGCCCCTAGAGTTCAATATCAATATTTGTATTCAGATGATCAAGTCtagaataaataatttgatgtttatgaatttattagttaatgatgattaattatattttgatttttgtaaataattatatatgtatttttttgtgaaattaacttacaaatttatttgtgttttgtatttgtttattcttttatttgcaACAATCATGTTTACTAGCTGAGAAACTTTTTTTAATCGAAGTACTAGAAAATGAAGTAGGAACTCCATAttagaattatattatatatctatatacaaatatatgtatatgcCTTTAGACAAACTTAATGTTGtactttagtttttaaataaaaaagaaattgttaaacttttctattttgtatttattttactattatgaccatatttaagtgtaataattttatgtatacatttttttaactgttataatttattaaatatactaTGATTTCcataataatgttaatattattaaaatttggaaTGTTACATCATAAGCATCcatatgttgtttatttatttatttatttaatattttgattgaaaaataaaatttataatatattgagtattttttatatttaatatactgattaagaaataaataatataattgttattaagttggagtaaaatatttatttatattattatatttaagtattatgATTATTGATATTTTGTAAACGTTTATGggtattattttcatttttcaattctaACTTGGTTATTATCGCCAATAAAGGACAATTTGGTCAATACACTTTATAACGGTTGTTttcaaaaacaaatcaaaaaatAGCCGTTGCTGGCTAGTctccaaaaccctaattttcatcTCTCAGCCAGCATTTCTACTATAAATACAATCTCacttcaaattatttttcattcaattctctttctttctctctgttCATCTTCCAGCACTAACTTCGGCTCTCTCTGTCATTTTGCTACTAATCACTGCTATCTGATTTTGCTTTGACTAATAATCTGTTTCTGCAGGATTTTGCCtggtgttttattttcttttcatttgtgtTGTTCTTTATATTGTTTCCTATTATTTTCCGCTTTTGTTCTTGCTTTCTTCTCCTAACCATGGATGCAGGATCTTTGAGTTCTTCTGGAACCCTCAAGACACGATCACGCTATCCTCTTCAAGAGCAGTTTATTCAAAGAAAGAGTTCCaaagaaaatgtaaagaaaTTATTGCAAGATTGTAATTTGTGTATAGTTTGCATGATTGTGGGGACAACATTTTGGATTAGGGTTTTGAATCTAAGTCATTAGAAGTTCTGATTTTGTAGAGGTGGTACAGAAAACttgaaattagtttaattttttaaaagattttgaatGGGTTTATATCTCACTTTGAACTTGTTTGAGAGAAACCAATGTTTTGATCGTGTTTTTGTTATGATCATCAGTTGGACAGATTCATACCAAATCGGTCGGCAATGGACTTTGATTATGCTCACTATATGCTTACAGACGGGAATAAAGGTAAGGAAAATCCAGTTGGGAGTTCTCCATCTCGAGAAGCCTACAGGAAGCAGCTTGCAGAATCTTTAAACATGAACCGGACGCGAATTCTCGCCTTCAAGAACAAGCCACCTGCACCAGTTGATTTAATTCCCCACGAGCTATCCAATCTTACCCAGGATAATAATAGATCAATCAAGCCCCGGAGATTTATTCCTCAGGTTCAGTACTAAATTcctcaatttaattttattcattccTCAGTTTGTTAAGCAAGGATTTTGATCCAAGTCGAGATATAATCTCAAGTTGTGGACCCTTATATTAACTATGTGGAAAACCATTAATTAACTAGATGCATGtgagattttatttaaaaatttgtgctaattttaaaattcgatgATCACCATCAGACTTCTGAGAGAACTTTGGATGCTCCGGATCTTGTTGATGACTATTATCTTAATTTGCTGGACTGGGGAAGCGGCAATGTTCTTGCCATAGCACTTGGAAGCACAGTATACTTGTGGGATGCAACAAGTGGTTCTACTTCGGAACTTGTTACAGTTGAAGACGAAGACGGCCCTGTAACATCTGTTAGCTGGGCTCCGGATGGGCGGCATATTGCAGTTGGTTTGAACAACTCTGAAGTGCAACTATGGGATACAACTTCAAATAGACAGGTATATCGGCTTATTAAAGCTCTATAATAAACTGTTCATTTACACTTTACTAATAGCGTTATTCGTTTTTGCAGTTGAGAACTTTGAGAGGTGGACACAGACAAAGAGTTGGATCTTTGGCATGGAATAACCATGTACTCACAACTGGAGGGATGGACGGTAGAATTATCAACAACGATGTAAGAATCAGATCACATATTGTTGAAACCTACAGTGGACATGAGCAAGAGGTTTGTGGGTTGAAGTGGTCAGCTTCAGGTTCACAATTAGCCAGCGGGGGCAATGATAATCTACTTTACATCTGGGATAGAGCCACTGCATCGTCTAATTCCACAACACAGTGGCTTCACAGGCTTGACGATCATACATCTGCTGTAAAAGCCCTTGCTTGGTGTCCATTCCAAGGGAATCTGTTAGCTACAGGTGGAGGCAGTGGTGATCGGTGCATCAAGTTTTGGAATACCCACACAGGTGCATGCTTGAACTCAATTGACACTGGGTCTCAGGTATGCTCCCTCTTGTGGAACAAGAACGAGAGGGAGTTACTCAGCTCCCATGGTTTCACCCAGAATCAGTTAACACTTTGGAAATACCCCTCAATGGTCAAGATGGCTGAGCTCACTGGTCATACTTCCCGAGTTCTTTTCATGGCCCAggtaatttgatttatttttggttttgttgaGCACAAATCTGATGAGATTGCTTTTTAGGCTATTGCTAATTACtattatttcatcaaatatcAGAGTCCAGATGGTTGCACAGTAGCATCAGCAGCTGCTGATGAAACATTGAGATTCTGGAATGTGTTTGGAGCACCAGAATCAGCATCTAAGGCTGCACCCAAAGCCAGAGCTGAGCCATTTTCAAATGTGAATCGTATACGATAAGCAAGGATATGTAATTGTTCCCACCCACCTGACGGAATTAATTGCACTTATGTACATACCCCCTCAATTTTTTCACGTAATTGCTGGCTGGCATCTGGAATAGTTTGTTGTATCCAGTCTTATCTCAAATCAGAGAGGGAATAAACAGTATTAAGTAAGGCAATTACAGTAGGGGAGAGACAATAATTAAGAGAGGTGAGTTTTTGGGGTTTCCATGTGTACATTATTGTAACATACAATCAGTGGAAAAAACGCTACTTTTCCCGTGGACGTAGTCACAAGCACATGTGACGAACCACGTACATCGTCGTTCTTCTTGTTGTTTCGATTGTGCcacctttgttttttttttttttttgttatattgtaTAAACTCAggataagaaatataaatagcTTTTATAAAAGCATAGGCAAAACTACACTGTAAAACCAATATAATCAAGTTATACTTTTTGTTtgaattcttaaaatttttctaaTGAGTTACTTTGCAGTTTATTTATGTCTTCTTATGtgattaaatttgtaatttgagTTACTTTTTGTTTGGGtgtatttttatcttaatgTGCATGTTGTACTTGGGTGTTAAGTGTCTCTCAGGGTTCCTCTGTTGCAGTTATTGGAGAGGTCATATCcttgtttgaattttatgaaGATGTCTTTAGAATAATTTCGAATAATCTTATAGCGGATAAAGTAATCACTGGATATgtacacccatcaaattttggtatCACAAC
Proteins encoded:
- the LOC106777204 gene encoding uncharacterized protein LOC106777204 — its product is MESSGLGAVDCDVGSIVWVRRRNGSWWPGQILGPDHLSASHLTSPRSGTPVKLLGREDASVDWYNLEKSKRVKTFRCGEFDGCIERAESAQGMPLKKREKYARREDAILHALELERQMLKKQEKIGLEQVGVAHRSKRSKFVYFPTESSDSLDYKEIPANVAMSASQLGGDYAYCSSLADESESAFMDVVESDSFETGSANADSDSSEMELDKDDETITLSETCHETEEQESTSSEELDELTISRNIPHIYPREHISGNEAVSKWKLKGKRNNRNLVKRSVGAPDGRGVVFCGADVEGPRSRLNHKRLDRSMHYYVNDISDVFDDPDQKFGFEDEDSPTSKALGKGKNKIGHGVEWDEWAWEDQTALKGYWESKGFGPLNGDRYNFDGRRSMLVDVDLKVQASYRKAPVPIVSITSELDGKSIIGHPIQIEALKDGSSDSLFSVIDDFSSEGIGFEGSSVLPPAWRTARRTANFRVPRPLVLSSNDVERDADFSIDQERSVEYKKLNDGSSSHKANLSRKSGLNGPALSVDKKSTKKMPKKVSLSSSSQKTRTLSSLSIESNLGKNQLHDRSFYQTNRLTKPEVPELTTVACIPVKLVFSRLLETINRPPLKSASNAALSNTGVERK
- the LOC106777205 gene encoding cell division cycle 20.1, cofactor of APC complex, whose amino-acid sequence is MDAGSLSSSGTLKTRSRYPLQEQFIQRKSSKENLDRFIPNRSAMDFDYAHYMLTDGNKGKENPVGSSPSREAYRKQLAESLNMNRTRILAFKNKPPAPVDLIPHELSNLTQDNNRSIKPRRFIPQTSERTLDAPDLVDDYYLNLLDWGSGNVLAIALGSTVYLWDATSGSTSELVTVEDEDGPVTSVSWAPDGRHIAVGLNNSEVQLWDTTSNRQLRTLRGGHRQRVGSLAWNNHVLTTGGMDGRIINNDVRIRSHIVETYSGHEQEVCGLKWSASGSQLASGGNDNLLYIWDRATASSNSTTQWLHRLDDHTSAVKALAWCPFQGNLLATGGGSGDRCIKFWNTHTGACLNSIDTGSQVCSLLWNKNERELLSSHGFTQNQLTLWKYPSMVKMAELTGHTSRVLFMAQSPDGCTVASAAADETLRFWNVFGAPESASKAAPKARAEPFSNVNRIR